A genome region from Balneolaceae bacterium includes the following:
- a CDS encoding HipA domain-containing protein, translating to MSLPEILYCPGTLSKGFDTYSPTCLKRMFGGKKVSHILPYHPPEVSEEDAEKFQQNRKRLSISGVQEKVSLLLDKDGLRLTEEGEQGTYILKPIPRDLQKADQVPANEHLTMQIARQLYGIETAECALIFFRNGDPAYLTRRFDVGEDSVKIGTEDFATLAGKTAETEGPDFKYKGSYEEMAGLIDTYLPAAMVEKEKFFSLVLFNYLFSNGDAHLKNYSVIETGQGDHKLSPAYDLVNTRLHVDDSPLALRDGLFKGDYYTESYEANGFYAYDDFHAFGLRIGLLESRVENQLRHMLSHEEEVRSMTRHSFLSDDMKKAYLEAYREKHKALAYSMAGRI from the coding sequence ATGAGCCTTCCTGAAATTCTATATTGTCCGGGCACGCTGTCGAAAGGCTTCGACACCTACAGCCCCACCTGTCTGAAAAGGATGTTTGGCGGAAAGAAAGTGAGCCATATCCTGCCCTACCATCCGCCCGAGGTGAGCGAGGAGGATGCCGAGAAGTTCCAGCAAAATAGGAAACGTCTTTCCATCTCCGGAGTCCAGGAAAAGGTCTCGCTGCTGCTGGATAAAGACGGGCTTCGACTGACCGAGGAGGGGGAGCAGGGCACATATATTCTGAAGCCCATACCCAGGGATCTCCAGAAAGCAGACCAGGTTCCGGCGAACGAACACCTGACCATGCAGATCGCACGGCAGCTATACGGCATCGAAACGGCCGAGTGCGCCTTGATCTTTTTCAGGAACGGGGATCCTGCCTACCTCACCCGGCGATTTGACGTTGGCGAAGATAGCGTCAAGATCGGTACGGAAGATTTCGCAACTCTTGCTGGCAAGACGGCCGAAACGGAGGGTCCGGATTTCAAGTACAAGGGGAGCTATGAGGAGATGGCCGGACTCATCGATACTTATCTCCCGGCGGCCATGGTGGAAAAGGAGAAGTTTTTTTCTCTGGTTTTGTTCAACTACCTCTTCTCCAACGGGGATGCCCACTTGAAGAACTATTCGGTCATAGAAACCGGGCAGGGGGATCATAAGCTGAGTCCGGCCTACGATCTGGTCAATACCCGGCTCCATGTGGACGATTCCCCCCTGGCCCTGAGGGACGGGCTGTTCAAGGGTGACTATTACACGGAGAGTTATGAGGCCAACGGTTTTTACGCCTACGACGACTTTCACGCTTTCGGCCTGCGGATTGGACTGCTGGAGAGCCGTGTGGAAAATCAGTTGCGGCACATGCTGTCCCATGAGGAGGAGGTGCGGTCGATGACACGGCACAGCTTTCTTTCCGATGACATGAAGAAGGCCTACCTGGAGGCTTATCGTGAGAAACACAAGGCGCTGGCCTATTCCATGGCAGGCAGGATCTGA
- a CDS encoding HipA N-terminal domain-containing protein — translation MVYRNGARVGMLRQYDRGTYEFEYDDRWYRDPGKPPVSLTLPKTRKIHKSDHLFPFFYNMLAEGANRKFQARQLKIDERNYFDLLLATAHFDTIGAVTVKPAGDNAS, via the coding sequence GTGGTATATCGCAATGGCGCGCGGGTAGGTATGCTCAGGCAGTACGACAGGGGAACCTATGAATTTGAATACGACGACCGGTGGTACCGCGATCCCGGCAAGCCGCCCGTTAGCCTGACCCTGCCGAAGACAAGGAAGATCCACAAGTCCGATCATCTCTTTCCGTTTTTCTACAACATGCTGGCCGAGGGGGCCAACAGGAAGTTCCAGGCCAGGCAGCTGAAGATCGACGAGCGCAACTATTTTGACCTTCTCCTGGCGACGGCCCACTTCGATACCATAGGCGCGGTGACCGTGAAACCTGCAGGCGACAACGCCTCATGA
- a CDS encoding helix-turn-helix transcriptional regulator, producing the protein MSFSEIGNSIKKRRDTLDITQSDLAEMADISVNTLYKIETGQANPTLRVLHKIADILGMELILRVKSPGRPS; encoded by the coding sequence ATGTCATTCTCTGAAATCGGAAATAGCATCAAAAAGCGCAGGGATACCCTGGATATCACGCAGTCCGATCTGGCGGAGATGGCGGACATCAGCGTAAATACGCTTTATAAAATTGAGACGGGGCAGGCAAATCCAACACTCAGGGTGCTCCATAAAATTGCGGACATCCTGGGCATGGAGCTTATTCTTCGTGTCAAGAGTCCCGGGCGGCCCTCATGA
- the recJ gene encoding single-stranded-DNA-specific exonuclease RecJ, whose translation MPFRWVYEEPEREESVSELRENLGVPQTIARLLALRGIHSYEEAKTFFRPDLGMMHDPFLMKDMDRGTERLARAIRSGEKILVYGDYDVDGTTATSILYIFLDDFGVDVDYYIPQRYKEGYGINIEGVQYAIDNGFDLIVSVDCGITAVEETRIAGEHGIDLIICDHHNVGDELPEAAAVLDPKRRDCSYPFKALSGAGVGFKLVQGTLKTLGLGEKVAYQFLDLVAISIASDIVPIQDENRVMMHEGLRQINEEPRIGIRALLDLIDMKPGSVSTSNIIFSIGPRINAAGRMGDAAKAVKLLISDTPVEARERARELESINVKRRDTDTRTMEEAVEKVEREYNLEKISSMVLHDPDWHLGVIGIVASRLVDAYGRPAIMLSSVDGKIKGSARSIKGFNIYEALKQCEDLLEQYGGHEYAAGMTIREGNLDEFRRRIDEIASGNLSEEDFKPELEVDSELDLSDVDLRFWKLLSQFEPFGPGNRQPTFVSRDVRVVGIPTIVGQGHLKMKVAQNGSGVFDVIGFNLHEYLPVIRDSSPEQQSLHIAYSLEENYWRGKRSLQIHLKDVQVEENQLA comes from the coding sequence ATGCCATTTCGCTGGGTCTACGAAGAGCCGGAACGGGAGGAGTCCGTTTCCGAGCTCCGGGAGAATCTGGGCGTACCCCAGACCATCGCCCGCCTGCTTGCCCTCAGGGGCATCCACAGCTATGAAGAAGCCAAAACCTTTTTCAGGCCCGATCTGGGGATGATGCACGATCCCTTCCTGATGAAGGATATGGATCGCGGCACCGAACGCCTCGCCAGGGCCATCCGCTCGGGAGAGAAGATTCTTGTTTACGGGGACTACGACGTGGACGGTACCACCGCCACTTCCATCCTCTACATTTTCCTGGATGATTTTGGGGTGGACGTGGACTACTACATTCCGCAACGCTACAAGGAGGGCTACGGCATCAACATCGAGGGCGTGCAGTATGCCATCGATAACGGCTTCGACCTGATTGTATCGGTGGACTGCGGCATCACCGCCGTGGAGGAGACGCGCATTGCCGGCGAGCACGGCATTGACCTAATCATCTGCGACCACCATAATGTGGGCGATGAGCTGCCCGAGGCCGCCGCGGTGCTGGACCCCAAACGCAGGGACTGCAGCTATCCTTTCAAGGCACTATCCGGTGCCGGCGTGGGCTTCAAGCTGGTGCAGGGCACCCTCAAGACACTGGGTCTGGGGGAGAAGGTGGCCTACCAGTTCCTGGACCTGGTCGCCATCTCCATCGCCTCCGACATCGTGCCCATACAGGACGAGAACCGGGTGATGATGCACGAGGGTCTGCGGCAGATCAACGAAGAGCCGCGCATCGGCATCCGTGCGCTCCTAGACCTGATCGACATGAAGCCGGGATCGGTGAGCACCTCCAATATCATCTTCTCCATCGGTCCGCGCATCAACGCAGCCGGTCGCATGGGCGACGCCGCCAAGGCGGTCAAATTGCTTATCTCAGACACCCCGGTGGAGGCCCGGGAGCGGGCCCGCGAGCTGGAGAGCATTAATGTGAAGCGCCGCGATACCGACACCCGGACTATGGAGGAGGCCGTCGAAAAGGTGGAGCGCGAGTACAACCTCGAGAAAATATCCTCCATGGTGCTGCACGACCCCGACTGGCACCTGGGGGTGATCGGTATTGTGGCTTCCCGGCTGGTGGACGCCTACGGCCGGCCGGCCATCATGCTCAGTTCGGTGGACGGCAAGATCAAGGGCTCGGCACGCAGCATTAAGGGGTTCAACATCTATGAGGCGCTCAAGCAGTGCGAGGACCTGCTGGAGCAGTACGGGGGACACGAGTACGCGGCGGGTATGACCATCCGCGAGGGAAACCTGGATGAGTTCCGCCGGCGCATCGACGAAATCGCATCCGGCAACCTCAGTGAGGAGGATTTCAAGCCGGAGCTGGAGGTTGACAGCGAGCTCGACCTGAGCGACGTGGACCTGCGCTTCTGGAAACTGCTCAGCCAATTCGAGCCCTTCGGACCCGGCAACCGGCAGCCCACTTTTGTGAGCCGCGACGTGCGGGTGGTCGGCATACCCACCATCGTGGGACAGGGTCACCTGAAGATGAAGGTGGCCCAGAACGGTTCGGGCGTGTTTGACGTGATCGGCTTCAACCTGCACGAATACCTGCCGGTCATCCGCGATTCGTCCCCGGAGCAGCAATCGCTCCACATCGCCTACTCGCTGGAGGAGAACTACTGGAGGGGCAAACGAAGTCTGCAGATCCACCTCAAGGACGTGCAGGTGGAGGAAAATCAGCTCGCCTGA
- a CDS encoding Glu/Leu/Phe/Val dehydrogenase dimerization domain-containing protein: MESTTVNSATAEELEEHFPIFGKLQSYEHEQIVVCSDPETGLKAIIAIHDTTLGPSLGGTRMWPYNNEEEALRDVLRLSRGMTYKAAISGLNLGGGKAVIIGDPRTDKNEELFRAFGRYVDTLGGRYITAEDVGIDVQDMEWVNMETKYVTGIPKSIGGSGDPSPVTAYGVYMGMKACANKAYGSDSLEGKRIAVQGAGHVSSYLVEFLAKENAEIFISDIYEDKVADLAEKVGATVVDPDGIYGLDVDIFSPCALGGVVNDDTMDTFNCDIIAGGANNVLDEEDKHGQMLMDRDIIYAPDYVINAGGLINVASELEGYNEQRAHDKASRIYQVILDILNYSEENDMPTYVASNILAEKRIEKVGRIHRVYSSKSSFSGHIGDMYRAKG; the protein is encoded by the coding sequence ATGGAATCAACCACCGTGAACTCCGCAACGGCCGAAGAACTTGAAGAGCATTTTCCCATATTCGGCAAACTGCAGTCCTACGAACACGAACAGATCGTCGTCTGCTCCGACCCCGAAACCGGGCTGAAAGCCATCATCGCCATTCACGACACTACGCTGGGACCGTCCCTGGGCGGCACCCGCATGTGGCCCTACAACAACGAGGAGGAAGCGCTGCGCGACGTGCTTCGCCTCTCGCGCGGCATGACTTACAAGGCCGCCATCTCCGGGCTGAACCTGGGCGGCGGCAAGGCGGTGATCATCGGCGATCCGCGGACCGACAAGAACGAGGAGCTGTTCCGCGCCTTCGGCCGCTACGTGGACACCCTCGGGGGACGCTATATTACCGCCGAGGATGTGGGCATTGACGTGCAGGACATGGAGTGGGTCAACATGGAGACCAAGTACGTCACCGGCATTCCCAAATCCATCGGCGGAAGCGGCGATCCCTCGCCCGTCACCGCCTACGGGGTCTACATGGGCATGAAAGCCTGCGCTAACAAAGCCTACGGCAGCGACTCCCTGGAGGGCAAGCGCATTGCCGTGCAGGGCGCCGGACACGTGAGCTCCTACCTGGTTGAGTTCCTCGCCAAAGAGAATGCCGAGATCTTTATCAGCGACATCTACGAGGACAAGGTAGCCGACCTGGCCGAAAAGGTGGGCGCCACGGTGGTCGACCCCGACGGGATTTACGGCCTGGACGTGGACATCTTCAGTCCCTGTGCGCTGGGCGGCGTGGTAAACGACGACACCATGGACACCTTCAACTGCGATATCATCGCCGGCGGCGCCAACAACGTGCTGGACGAGGAGGACAAGCACGGGCAAATGCTGATGGACCGCGACATTATTTATGCCCCCGACTACGTGATCAACGCGGGGGGACTGATCAACGTGGCTTCCGAGCTTGAGGGCTACAACGAGCAGCGGGCCCACGACAAGGCCTCGCGCATCTACCAGGTGATCCTGGACATCCTCAACTACTCCGAGGAGAATGATATGCCCACCTACGTCGCCTCCAACATCCTGGCCGAGAAGCGCATCGAAAAGGTGGGCCGCATCCACCGCGTCTACTCCTCCAAGAGCAGTTTTTCGGGACACATCGGAGACATGTACCGGGCCAAGGGATAG
- the hslO gene encoding Hsp33 family molecular chaperone HslO yields the protein MLTREEFEHRDRLIKGLTEDGHFKVSVVKTSDAVETARQKHELSLLNTVLLGRALTGTMLMASELKGEERVQLRAEGDGPVGMVVAEANRVGEIRGYVQHPQVELDYTRDEAHLGEGLGLGLLTFSKTLYNESEPRRSTIELVRGNITDDIAFYMVQSEQVPSAVILDVGLNDDGSVSEAGGILIQRLPDAPEGHIDQLQERLRDFGPLNEMFRKGLYIDDIMEKAMEPMMVKELDRQPLDFFCRCTRKRFIGALSMLSYEELKEIDDGGQELVCHFCNEHYQVSPGEIEDILVQAKARMN from the coding sequence ATGCTTACCAGAGAAGAGTTTGAACATCGCGACCGCCTGATCAAGGGCTTGACCGAAGACGGCCATTTCAAAGTTTCCGTGGTCAAGACCAGCGACGCCGTGGAGACTGCGCGTCAAAAGCACGAGTTATCATTGCTGAACACGGTGCTGCTGGGACGCGCCCTGACCGGCACCATGCTGATGGCCTCCGAGCTGAAGGGCGAGGAGCGCGTGCAGCTCCGTGCCGAGGGCGACGGTCCCGTAGGCATGGTGGTGGCCGAGGCCAACCGCGTGGGCGAGATACGCGGCTACGTGCAGCACCCGCAGGTGGAGCTCGACTACACCCGCGATGAGGCGCACCTGGGCGAGGGACTGGGCCTGGGACTTCTGACCTTTTCAAAGACGCTCTACAACGAGTCGGAGCCGCGCCGGAGCACCATCGAGCTGGTTCGCGGCAACATCACCGACGACATCGCCTTCTACATGGTGCAGTCGGAGCAGGTGCCTTCGGCGGTGATCCTGGACGTGGGACTTAATGACGACGGCTCGGTGTCGGAGGCGGGCGGCATCCTCATCCAGCGCTTGCCCGACGCGCCGGAGGGACACATCGACCAGCTGCAGGAGCGTCTGCGCGATTTCGGTCCGTTGAATGAGATGTTCCGCAAGGGTCTCTACATCGACGATATTATGGAGAAGGCCATGGAGCCCATGATGGTCAAGGAACTGGACCGCCAGCCCCTCGATTTCTTCTGCCGATGCACCCGCAAGCGCTTCATCGGGGCCCTCAGCATGCTCAGCTACGAGGAGCTCAAAGAAATCGACGACGGGGGACAGGAGCTGGTATGCCATTTCTGCAACGAGCACTACCAGGTCTCCCCGGGCGAGATCGAAGACATCCTCGTGCAGGCCAAAGCCAGGATGAACTGA
- a CDS encoding NAD(P)/FAD-dependent oxidoreductase has protein sequence MAQASRHVVIVGGGFAGIMAAKKLRGRDCRVTLVDKTNHHLFQPLLYQVATAALSPGDIAMPIRAILGSDSGVRVLLGEVSSVDPEAGTVQLADGSSLAYDQLLLAPGAQYDYFGNESWEEHAPGLKTVSDALQVRERILLSLEEAEQLDDPKLREPFLTYVIIGGGPTGVEMAGAIAEIAKRNMMRDYTTFSANETRIFLVEAGPRILNGYPEHLSEKARQTLEEMGVRVLLDTPVTEIGENRVGFGKGEIETPNIIWAAGVAASPVLDSLGAEQDRTGRVHVNSDLSLPGHPEIFVAGDAACVEDEDGQPLPALAPVAMQQGRYVGNILAQQIPSEERTPFRYKDKGTMATIGRAKAVADIRGFTFSGFAAWMLWSFIHIFFLIGFRNRFRVFVEWIWFYFTFKRGVRLITNRFSEEADDRRNQGTPEAGKA, from the coding sequence ATGGCACAGGCGTCCCGACATGTGGTGATCGTGGGCGGTGGATTCGCCGGGATCATGGCCGCCAAAAAACTGCGGGGACGAGACTGCCGGGTGACGCTGGTCGACAAGACCAATCACCACCTCTTCCAGCCCCTCCTCTACCAGGTGGCCACCGCCGCCCTCTCGCCCGGCGACATCGCCATGCCCATCCGCGCCATCCTGGGCAGTGATTCGGGCGTGCGCGTGCTTCTGGGAGAGGTGAGCTCGGTGGACCCTGAAGCCGGGACCGTGCAACTGGCCGACGGAAGTTCCCTGGCCTACGACCAGCTGCTGCTGGCGCCGGGCGCGCAATACGACTATTTCGGCAACGAGTCCTGGGAGGAACACGCCCCGGGCCTGAAAACGGTCTCCGACGCCCTGCAGGTGCGCGAGCGCATCCTGCTCTCCCTTGAGGAGGCCGAGCAGCTGGACGACCCCAAGCTGCGCGAGCCCTTCCTCACCTACGTGATCATCGGCGGGGGACCCACGGGCGTGGAGATGGCGGGGGCCATTGCCGAAATTGCCAAGCGCAACATGATGCGCGACTACACCACCTTCTCGGCCAACGAGACCCGCATTTTCCTGGTGGAGGCAGGCCCGCGCATCCTGAATGGCTACCCCGAGCATCTTTCGGAGAAAGCGCGGCAGACCCTGGAGGAGATGGGCGTTCGAGTCCTGCTCGACACCCCCGTCACCGAAATCGGCGAGAACCGGGTGGGCTTCGGCAAAGGGGAGATCGAGACCCCCAACATCATCTGGGCCGCCGGAGTGGCGGCCTCCCCGGTACTGGATTCCCTCGGAGCCGAACAGGACCGCACCGGCCGTGTACACGTGAATTCCGACCTGAGCCTGCCCGGACACCCGGAGATCTTCGTGGCCGGTGATGCGGCCTGCGTGGAGGACGAAGACGGACAACCCCTGCCCGCCCTGGCCCCCGTGGCCATGCAGCAGGGCCGGTACGTGGGAAACATCCTGGCCCAACAAATTCCCTCGGAAGAACGTACGCCCTTTCGGTACAAGGATAAGGGCACCATGGCCACCATCGGCCGGGCCAAGGCTGTGGCCGATATCCGCGGCTTTACCTTCAGCGGTTTTGCGGCCTGGATGCTCTGGTCTTTCATCCACATATTCTTCCTGATCGGCTTCCGCAACCGCTTCAGGGTCTTCGTGGAGTGGATCTGGTTCTACTTCACCTTCAAGCGGGGGGTTCGGCTTATCACCAACCGCTTTTCGGAGGAGGCAGACGACCGAAGGAACCAGGGCACCCCGGAGGCCGGGAAGGCCTGA
- a CDS encoding iron-sulfur cluster assembly accessory protein produces the protein MAVQDGDEQLDDVIADLIDEDGEEQDAAQQTASPFEGIDTSGGGDLEGPPVRLTSRAASQVRRIREKEDLDEGLYLRVAVEGGGCSGLSYKLGFDHKSEEDRILESEGVQIVVDPKHMMYLEGISIDYPDGLDSRGFTFDNPNANETCGCGTSFAT, from the coding sequence ATGGCCGTTCAAGACGGAGACGAACAACTGGACGACGTCATCGCCGACCTGATCGACGAGGACGGAGAGGAGCAGGACGCCGCACAGCAGACCGCCTCCCCCTTTGAGGGCATTGACACCTCAGGCGGTGGCGACCTGGAGGGGCCTCCCGTACGGCTTACATCACGCGCCGCCTCACAGGTCCGGCGCATCCGCGAAAAGGAAGATCTGGACGAGGGGCTCTATTTGCGCGTGGCTGTGGAGGGAGGAGGCTGTTCGGGACTGAGCTACAAGCTGGGCTTCGACCACAAAAGCGAGGAGGACCGCATCCTGGAAAGCGAGGGTGTGCAGATTGTGGTGGATCCCAAGCACATGATGTACCTGGAAGGCATTTCAATTGACTATCCCGACGGCCTGGACTCCCGCGGCTTCACCTTTGACAATCCCAACGCCAACGAGACCTGTGGCTGCGGCACCTCTTTTGCGACCTAG
- a CDS encoding ATP-binding protein, protein MYSDSHSTAAISQMDYLDVQNLAQRGEGHFLEFKRSVPSAVKIARELAAFSNSGGGTLLVGVDDDCSLIGVDGYQEEEFLLQKAAREVCDPALEIGMEVVQFGERDLLVIRVPEAGNKPVFVKEERGRVAYIRDGDRNKVASRERIEVLEKKHSGEGVTFEYGPNEQKLFRYLNEYGEITVEKFAHLTDVSDEKASGILVNLVSAGILNLFSKDDIDYYSFSRKCE, encoded by the coding sequence ATGTATTCAGACTCCCATTCCACGGCTGCAATCTCCCAGATGGACTACCTGGATGTCCAGAATCTCGCGCAGCGGGGCGAGGGTCACTTCCTGGAGTTCAAGCGCTCCGTACCTTCCGCAGTAAAGATCGCCCGCGAGCTTGCCGCGTTTTCCAACTCGGGTGGCGGCACTCTTCTGGTGGGCGTGGACGACGACTGTTCGCTGATCGGCGTGGATGGCTATCAGGAAGAGGAGTTCCTTTTGCAGAAGGCCGCCCGCGAGGTGTGCGACCCTGCCCTGGAGATCGGCATGGAGGTGGTGCAGTTCGGAGAGCGTGATCTGCTGGTGATCCGTGTGCCTGAGGCTGGGAACAAGCCGGTCTTCGTCAAGGAGGAGCGGGGCCGGGTGGCCTATATTCGTGACGGGGACCGCAACAAGGTGGCCAGCCGCGAGCGTATCGAGGTACTCGAAAAGAAGCATTCAGGGGAGGGGGTCACCTTTGAATACGGTCCCAATGAGCAGAAACTCTTCCGCTACCTGAATGAATACGGCGAAATTACCGTTGAGAAATTCGCACATCTGACCGATGTGTCTGACGAAAAGGCCTCCGGCATCCTGGTGAACCTGGTGAGCGCCGGCATCCTGAATCTGTTTTCAAAGGACGATATTGATTATTATAGCTTTTCACGGAAATGTGAATAG
- a CDS encoding NAD(P)H-dependent glycerol-3-phosphate dehydrogenase — MNEEREARKVAIIGAGSFGTALAVVLSRAGNRVRMWARESEVAYGINNRHRNPWYLEEVTLPDSVVCYTDLAECLSEAGMVVFATPSHAIREVSERVRPHLKGDEFIVNVAKGIENATYMTMSQVLCEVLDGVIVEDHIGVISGPGHAEEIGTFRPTTVVSTSYSKRTARIIQQTFMTPMFRIYLNYDIMGVEIGSSVKNIMAIAAGITDGADMGDNAIAALITRGLHEMKRLGMKLGASQDTFSGLTGIGDLVVTCTSRHSRNRFVGYHIGQGKTLDEITSGMNMVAEGVRTTRSVYEWSNELGVEMPITAAVYRVLFDEADPKDLLYDLMTRNPKEEILI, encoded by the coding sequence GTGAACGAAGAACGCGAAGCCCGAAAGGTGGCCATCATAGGCGCCGGCAGCTTCGGCACCGCCCTGGCGGTGGTGCTGTCGCGCGCAGGCAATCGCGTGCGCATGTGGGCACGCGAGTCGGAGGTGGCCTACGGCATCAACAACCGCCACCGAAACCCCTGGTACCTGGAGGAGGTCACCCTCCCCGACTCGGTGGTCTGCTACACCGACCTGGCCGAGTGCCTCTCGGAAGCGGGCATGGTTGTTTTTGCCACACCCTCGCACGCCATACGCGAGGTATCCGAACGGGTGCGTCCCCACCTGAAGGGCGATGAGTTTATCGTCAACGTAGCCAAGGGCATTGAGAACGCCACCTACATGACCATGTCGCAGGTGCTCTGCGAGGTGCTGGACGGGGTGATCGTGGAGGACCATATCGGGGTGATTTCGGGACCGGGTCACGCCGAGGAGATCGGCACCTTTCGTCCCACCACCGTGGTATCCACCTCTTATTCCAAGCGTACAGCCCGCATCATACAGCAGACCTTCATGACACCCATGTTCCGGATCTACCTGAACTACGACATCATGGGTGTGGAAATTGGATCCTCGGTCAAGAATATCATGGCTATCGCGGCAGGCATCACCGACGGGGCTGATATGGGCGACAACGCCATTGCCGCACTCATTACCCGGGGACTCCATGAAATGAAGCGTCTGGGGATGAAGCTGGGCGCCTCCCAGGATACCTTTTCCGGGCTCACCGGCATTGGCGACCTGGTGGTGACCTGCACCAGCCGTCACAGCCGTAACCGGTTCGTCGGCTATCACATCGGCCAGGGCAAGACCCTCGACGAGATTACTTCCGGCATGAACATGGTGGCCGAGGGCGTCAGGACTACGCGGTCGGTGTACGAGTGGAGTAACGAGCTGGGCGTGGAGATGCCCATCACCGCCGCAGTTTACCGGGTGCTCTTTGACGAGGCCGATCCGAAGGACTTGCTCTACGACCTGATGACACGCAATCCCAAAGAGGAAATTCTCATTTAG
- the plsY gene encoding glycerol-3-phosphate 1-O-acyltransferase PlsY, whose product MLALAVVIVISYLLGSIPSSIWVGKVFKGVDIRSHGSGNAGATNTFRLLGWKPGVAVLLIDFGKGYAASFWVSQLAYQIAGGPISIIPYWDVDPFLSILCGVVAVVGHMFPLFANFDGGKGMATAAGMLTGIEPVSVAITFAVFCVVLLSSRYVSLASLVAAFIYPLLLLGLRYGAGWPIDGSVLIFGGFIGLSIIVKHYGNIRRLARGTENRVSSFKPAKGWLNKEKEKTSQT is encoded by the coding sequence ATGCTCGCACTTGCCGTCGTCATCGTTATCAGCTATCTGCTGGGCTCCATCCCATCCTCCATCTGGGTGGGAAAGGTGTTCAAGGGCGTGGACATCCGCAGCCACGGCAGCGGCAACGCCGGGGCTACCAATACCTTCCGCCTGCTGGGATGGAAGCCCGGGGTGGCGGTGCTGCTTATCGATTTCGGCAAGGGTTACGCCGCCTCCTTCTGGGTAAGCCAGCTGGCCTACCAGATTGCCGGCGGACCCATTTCCATTATTCCCTACTGGGACGTAGACCCCTTTCTGAGTATTCTTTGCGGGGTGGTGGCCGTGGTGGGTCATATGTTTCCCCTCTTCGCAAATTTTGACGGGGGCAAGGGCATGGCCACGGCCGCCGGCATGCTCACCGGCATCGAGCCGGTTTCAGTGGCCATCACCTTCGCCGTCTTCTGCGTGGTGTTGCTTTCCAGCCGCTACGTCTCCCTGGCCTCGCTGGTGGCCGCCTTCATCTATCCCCTGCTCCTGCTGGGCCTGCGCTATGGGGCCGGCTGGCCCATAGACGGGAGCGTGCTCATATTCGGGGGATTCATCGGACTGAGCATTATCGTCAAGCATTACGGCAACATCCGTCGCCTGGCCCGGGGCACGGAAAACAGGGTCTCTTCGTTTAAGCCGGCGAAGGGCTGGCTTAACAAGGAGAAAGAAAAAACCTCCCAGACGTGA
- the lipA gene encoding lipoyl synthase, which translates to MIKELKVIDRSGTDERRPDWLRVKLPSGEKFKEVSETIRNHSLNTVCSEARCPNIGECWGNGTATFMILGDVCTRSCSFCAVKTGRPEEGLDWDEPRRVADAASKMGLKHVVLTSVNRDERDDGGAPIYAECHRVLREEIEGVTIESLIPDFRGVWDALQIVIDTPPDVLSHNLETVPRLYRTVRPQAKYGRSLELLQRCKDQGLRTKTGIMVGLGERPDEVVELMKDCVDHEVDVLTIGQYMQPTKMHHPVEEWVHPDQFAEYKEVGEELGLEHVESGPLVRSSYHAEKHV; encoded by the coding sequence ATGATTAAAGAACTCAAGGTCATTGACCGCAGCGGTACCGACGAGCGTCGGCCCGACTGGCTGCGCGTGAAGCTTCCCTCCGGAGAGAAATTCAAGGAGGTATCGGAAACGATCCGGAATCACTCCCTCAACACCGTCTGTTCGGAGGCGCGTTGCCCCAACATCGGCGAGTGCTGGGGCAACGGCACCGCCACTTTCATGATCCTGGGCGACGTCTGTACGCGCTCCTGCTCCTTCTGCGCGGTCAAGACAGGCCGTCCGGAGGAAGGGCTGGACTGGGACGAGCCCCGGCGCGTGGCCGACGCAGCCAGTAAAATGGGACTCAAACACGTGGTGCTGACCTCCGTGAATCGCGACGAGCGTGACGACGGCGGCGCTCCCATCTATGCCGAGTGCCACCGCGTGCTGCGCGAGGAGATCGAGGGGGTCACCATCGAATCGCTCATCCCCGACTTCCGCGGCGTCTGGGACGCCCTGCAGATTGTCATTGATACGCCCCCCGACGTGCTTTCCCATAATCTGGAGACCGTGCCCCGGCTCTACCGCACGGTGCGTCCCCAGGCCAAGTACGGGCGATCCCTGGAACTGCTGCAGCGCTGCAAGGACCAGGGCCTGCGCACCAAGACCGGCATTATGGTGGGACTGGGCGAACGCCCCGATGAGGTGGTTGAGCTGATGAAGGACTGCGTGGACCACGAGGTGGACGTGCTGACCATCGGCCAGTACATGCAGCCCACCAAGATGCACCACCCTGTCGAGGAGTGGGTGCATCCCGACCAGTTTGCCGAGTACAAGGAGGTAGGTGAGGAACTCGGACTGGAGCACGTCGAAAGCGGCCCGCTGGTGCGCTCCTCCTACCACGCCGAGAAGCACGTCTGA